GTTCGATCGATAAGGCCTCGGACAAGGACATCTTCGCGTGCAAGGTCATCCCCGCCCGCGGCGCGTGGCTCGAGTTCGAGACCGACAAGAAGGACATGGTCGGGGTCCGCGTCGACCGCAAACGCCGCCAGAACGTCACCGTTCTGCTGAAGGCGCTTGGCTACGGTGGCGATGACGACATCCTCAAGCTGTTCGACGGTGCGGAGTCCATCGCGCTCACCCTCGAGAAGGACGCGATCCAGACCGAGGAAGACGCCCTCATGGACATCTACCGGAAGCTCCGTCCGGGTGAACCGCCGACGGTGGAAAGCGCCCGGGCTCTGCTGGACAACCTCTTCTTCAACCCCAAGCGCTACGACCTCGCTCGGGTCGGCCGCTACAAGGTCAACAAGAAGCTTGGCTTCAAGTCGGACGAGAAGACGATCCAGGAGTATGGCTCCGTCCTGCGCAAGGACGACATCCTGGCGACGATCAAGTACCTGGTCGAGCTCCACGCGGGGAACCCCGACTACGAGACCGACGACATCGACCACTTCGGCAACCGCCGGATCCGTCCCGTTGGAGAGCTGATCCAGAACCAGATCAGGGTCGGGCTGTCCCGGATGGAGCGCGTCGTGCGGGAGCGGATGACGACCCAGGACGTCGAGGCGATCACTCCTCAGACGCTGATCAACATCCGCCCGGTCGTGGCGTCGATCAAGGAGTTCTTCGGCTCAAGCCAGCTTAGCCAGTTCATGGACCAGACCAACCCGCTGGCGGGCCTGACGCACAAGCGCCGTCTGTCGGCCCTCGGTCCCGGTGGTCTGTCGCGCGAGCGCGCCGGCTTCGAGGTGCGAGACGTGCACTCCAGCCACTACGGGCGCATGTGCCCGATCGAGACGCCCGAGGGACCGAACATCGGTCTGATCGGCTCGCTGTCGACCTACGCGCGCCTCAACCGCTACGGCTTCATCGAGACCCCCTACCGGATCGTGAAGGACGGAAAGGTCTCGAACAAGATCGAGTACCTGACCGCGGATGAAGAGGGGCGGGCTGTGATCGCCCAGGCGAACGCCGTGTTGAACGACGACGGCACCTTCGGCGAGGACAAGGTCCTGGTCCGTGGGCGTCACAACGAGGTCGAGTACGTCGACCCGTCCGAGGTCGACTTCATGGACGTCTCGCCGAAGCAGATCGTGTCGGTCTCCACCGCTTGCATCCCGTTCCTCGAGCACGACGACGCCAACCGCGCGCTGATGGGGGCGAACATGCAGCGCCAAGCGGTTCCGTTGCTGCGTCCACAGGCGCCGATCGTGGGAACCGGGCTCGAGCGCCGCGCCGCGGTCGACGCCGGTGACGTGATCGTCGCCGACTTCAACGGCACGGTCGAGGAGGTCACCGCGGAGCGGATCGTGCTGGCGCCCACCGGCAGCGGTGCGGGCGAGCGCAAGGTCTACAAGCTCGACAAGTTCCGCCGCAGCAATCAGTCCACCTGCATCAACCAGCGCCCGGTTGTGACCGAGGGCCAGAAGGTCAAGAAGGGCGACATCCTGGCCGACGGCCCCTCGACGGACAAGGGCGAGCTTGCGCTCGGCGCGAACCTGCTGGTCGCCTTCATGTCATGGGAGGGCTACAACTTCGAGGACGCCATCATCCTGTCCGAGCGCCTCGTGAAGGACGACATCCTCACCTCGATCCACATCGAGGAGCACGAGGTCGATGCTCGCGACACGAAGCTGGGCGCCGAGGAGATCACGCGGGATATCCCGAACGTCTCCGAGGACGTGCTGGCCGACCTCGACGAGCGCGGCATCATCCGCATCGGCGCAGACGTCGGCCCCGGCGACGTCCTGGTCGGAAAGGTCACTCCCAAGGGAGAGACCGAGCTCACTCCGGAGGAGCGCCTGCTGCGCGCGATCTTCGGCGAGAAGGCCCGGGAGGTGCGCGACACCTCGCTGAAGATGCCCCACGGCGAGACCGGCAAGGTCATCGGCGTCCGTGAGTTCAGCCGCGACAACGGCGACGAGCTCCCGCCGGGCGTCAACGAGCTGGTGCGCGTCTTCGTTGCCCAGAAGCGCAAGATCTCCGAGGGCGACAAGCTCGCCGGACGCCACGGCAACAAGGGCGTCATCTCGAAGATCCTTCCGGAGCAGGACATGCCGTTCCTCGCCGACGGGACACCGGTCGACATCATCTTGAACCCGCTGGGAGTCCCGTCGCGGATGAACCTGGGCCAGGTGCTGGAGACACACCTGGGCTGGGTAGCCAAGCAGCGGTGGGAGGAAGAGCTCGCCGAGCCGGCGCCCGCGGGCGCATGGCGCAAGACGGAGGCGACGCACGTCGAGACGCCGGTGTTCGACGGTGCCCAGGAAGACGAGCTGCTGGCGGCGATGCGCACGACGGCTTCCAAGCCGAGCGAGTACGCGCTCGTGAATGAGATCGGCAAGGCGCAGCTGTACGACGGTCGCTCGGGCGAGCCGTACGACGGGCTCATCACGGTCGGCTTCAAGTACATCCTGAAGCTCAGCCACCTGGTCGACGACAAGATCCACGCTCGCTCAACCGGCCCTTACTCGATGATCACGCAGCAGCCTCTGGGCGGAAAGGCGCAGTTCGGCGGGCAGCGCTTCGGCGAGATGGAGGTGTGGGCGCTCGAGGCATACGGCGCCGCCTACTGCCTGCAGGAGCTGCTGACGATCAAGTCCGACGACGTGCTCGGCCGCGTGAAGGTCTACGAGGCGATCGTCAAGGGCGAGAACATCCCCGAACCGGGCATCCCCGAGTCCTTCAAGGTGTTGATCAAAGAGATGCAATCCCTCTGTCTGAACGTCGAGGTGCTGTCGGCGGAGGGCGAGGAGATCGAGATGAAAGAGATCGACGAAGACATCTTCCGCACCGCGGAGGAGCTGGGAATCGATCTGTCCCGTCGTGAGCCGTCATCGGTCGAGGAGGTTTAACCACTTTGTTAGACGTCAACTACTTCGACGAGCTGCGGATCGGTCTCGCTACCGGAGACCAGATCCGAGCGTGGTCGAACGGCGAGGTAAAGAAGCCGGAGACCATCAACTACCGGACCCTGAAGCCGGAGAAGGATGGCCTCTTCTGCGAGAAGATCTTTGGCCCCACGAAGGACTGGGAGTGCTACTGCGGTAAGTACAAGCGCGTTCGCTTCAAGGGCATCATCTGCGAGCGGTGTGGCGTCGAGGTCACGCGGGCGAAGGTCCGTCGCGAGCGCATGGGTCACATCGAGCTCGCGGCCCCCGTAACGCACATCTGGTACTTCAAGGGCGTTCCGTCCCGCCTCGGTTACCTCCTCGACATCGCTCCGAAGGAGCTCGAGAAGGTCATCTACTTCGCGGCGTCGATCGTCACGGACGTCAACGACGACAAGCGGCACAAGGACCTGCCGCGTCTCGAAGAAGAGGTCGGCAAGGAGATCGCCAAGATCGAGGGCGACCGCGACCGCCGCCTCGAGGAGATCCTGAAGGAGACCGAGGGCCGTCTCGAAGAGATGGAGGCGCGCAAGGCGCGTTCTTCCGAGAAGACCGCGGCGAAGAACCAGTCCGAGCGTCAGCAGAAAGAGGTCCGGGACCGCGCGGACCGGAACATCGGTCTCGTCCAGGCCACGCTCGACAAGTTCCGCGACCTGCAGCCCAAGGAGATCGTCGAAGACGAGGTCCTGTGGCGCGAGCTGAAGGATCGTTACGGCGACTACTTCAAGGGCGGCATGGGCGCGGAGTCGATCAAGGACCTGCTCGCGTCCCTCGACCTCGACACCGAGGCCGAGGAGCTGCGCGACCTCATCAAGACCGGTAAGGGCCAGAAGCGCCAGCGTGCGATCAAGCGTCTGAAGGTGGTCGCGCCGTTCACCGACGTGAACAAGAAGAACTCGCCGCTCGGCATGGTGCTGGACTGCGTCCCCGTGATCCCGCCCGACCTCCGCCCGATGGTGCAGCTGGACGGTGGCCGCTTCGCTACCTCCGACCTGAACGACCTCTACCGCCGCGTCATCAACCGCAATAACAGGTTGAAGAGGCTCCTGGACCTCGGCGCCCCCGAGATCATCGTGAACAACGAGAAGCGCATGCTTCAGGAGGCGGTCGACGCTCTGTTCGACAACGGCCGTCGCGGCCGCCCGGTCAC
This genomic window from Actinomycetota bacterium contains:
- the rpoB gene encoding DNA-directed RNA polymerase subunit beta, translating into MSSNALRERRSFAKLQEVHPLPNLISVQKESFDWFLEVGLGETLKDISPIEDFTGNLALQFLSHRFEDPKFDEDDCKEKDMTFSKPLFVTAAFINKETGEIKEQTVFMGDFPMMTAKGTFIINGTERVVVSQLVRSPGVYFDRSIDKASDKDIFACKVIPARGAWLEFETDKKDMVGVRVDRKRRQNVTVLLKALGYGGDDDILKLFDGAESIALTLEKDAIQTEEDALMDIYRKLRPGEPPTVESARALLDNLFFNPKRYDLARVGRYKVNKKLGFKSDEKTIQEYGSVLRKDDILATIKYLVELHAGNPDYETDDIDHFGNRRIRPVGELIQNQIRVGLSRMERVVRERMTTQDVEAITPQTLINIRPVVASIKEFFGSSQLSQFMDQTNPLAGLTHKRRLSALGPGGLSRERAGFEVRDVHSSHYGRMCPIETPEGPNIGLIGSLSTYARLNRYGFIETPYRIVKDGKVSNKIEYLTADEEGRAVIAQANAVLNDDGTFGEDKVLVRGRHNEVEYVDPSEVDFMDVSPKQIVSVSTACIPFLEHDDANRALMGANMQRQAVPLLRPQAPIVGTGLERRAAVDAGDVIVADFNGTVEEVTAERIVLAPTGSGAGERKVYKLDKFRRSNQSTCINQRPVVTEGQKVKKGDILADGPSTDKGELALGANLLVAFMSWEGYNFEDAIILSERLVKDDILTSIHIEEHEVDARDTKLGAEEITRDIPNVSEDVLADLDERGIIRIGADVGPGDVLVGKVTPKGETELTPEERLLRAIFGEKAREVRDTSLKMPHGETGKVIGVREFSRDNGDELPPGVNELVRVFVAQKRKISEGDKLAGRHGNKGVISKILPEQDMPFLADGTPVDIILNPLGVPSRMNLGQVLETHLGWVAKQRWEEELAEPAPAGAWRKTEATHVETPVFDGAQEDELLAAMRTTASKPSEYALVNEIGKAQLYDGRSGEPYDGLITVGFKYILKLSHLVDDKIHARSTGPYSMITQQPLGGKAQFGGQRFGEMEVWALEAYGAAYCLQELLTIKSDDVLGRVKVYEAIVKGENIPEPGIPESFKVLIKEMQSLCLNVEVLSAEGEEIEMKEIDEDIFRTAEELGIDLSRREPSSVEEV